In a genomic window of Agarivorans albus:
- a CDS encoding DUF5062 family protein has protein sequence MKKYKHEAQLLKKALQIGEVYALQRGFAKFPPGISEKDKVEALYMLLAEDKRLTPLPKDKITGPEMRHKLVLWLANQLPKDHELLDG, from the coding sequence GTGAAAAAATATAAACATGAAGCTCAGTTACTAAAAAAAGCCTTACAAATTGGTGAGGTATACGCACTGCAACGCGGTTTTGCCAAGTTTCCACCTGGCATATCAGAGAAAGACAAAGTAGAAGCCTTATACATGTTGTTAGCCGAAGACAAACGACTAACACCGTTACCTAAAGACAAAATCACCGGCCCAGAAATGCGCCACAAACTGGTACTGTGGTTAGCTAACCAACTGCCTAAAGACCACGAACTTTTAGACGGTTAG
- a CDS encoding immunity protein Tsi6 family protein, protein MNYKNLVASTNLALTEFSKKNIASIELAVYDSIIEQLKFILHEANLGNDPRDSLPQGQTFTYGVISSRNFASPEELKLKRFLDDVTSHLYPEDFS, encoded by the coding sequence GTGAATTATAAAAATCTTGTAGCATCGACGAACCTTGCATTAACTGAGTTCTCAAAGAAAAATATCGCTTCTATAGAGCTCGCGGTATACGACTCCATAATAGAGCAGCTAAAATTTATATTGCATGAAGCAAATTTAGGGAACGACCCTAGAGATAGCCTGCCCCAAGGGCAAACTTTTACTTATGGTGTAATCTCATCAAGAAATTTTGCTTCTCCCGAAGAGCTAAAGCTAAAGCGCTTCTTAGATGATGTTACGTCGCACCTTTATCCTGAAGACTTCAGCTAG
- the phnE gene encoding phosphonate ABC transporter, permease protein PhnE: MNSLANYPDTWKKPHLIKQPILRYSLLLLTAVYLYLALNSVEINWLRVYEGGERGWRFIQGFLAPDFSSRWPHIVDGILESLTMTLCATVAGVILSIPFGLGAARNLAPTWLYLFCRSVIAVARSFQEIIIAILCVALFGFGAFAGFVTLTFATIGFLAKLFAEEIEAIEPQSLTAIKATGASWLQQVNYAVQPQVMPRLIGLSMYRLDINFRESAVIGIVGAGGIGATLNTAMDRYEYDSAAAILLVIIGLVMLAEFASGQIRKRIK, encoded by the coding sequence ATGAACTCGCTTGCAAATTATCCAGATACCTGGAAAAAACCTCACCTTATTAAACAGCCAATCTTACGTTACAGCCTATTGTTGCTTACCGCTGTTTACTTATATCTGGCCCTCAATTCAGTTGAAATTAATTGGCTACGGGTTTATGAAGGCGGAGAGCGCGGTTGGCGCTTTATTCAAGGCTTTCTTGCTCCTGATTTTAGTTCTCGTTGGCCACATATTGTAGACGGCATACTAGAAAGCTTAACCATGACCTTATGTGCTACGGTAGCGGGAGTTATTTTATCAATTCCCTTCGGCTTAGGTGCTGCTCGCAACCTAGCTCCAACTTGGCTGTATTTGTTTTGTCGCAGCGTAATTGCGGTAGCCCGCAGCTTTCAAGAGATCATCATAGCTATTTTATGTGTCGCACTTTTCGGCTTTGGTGCGTTTGCCGGTTTCGTTACCCTCACCTTCGCCACGATTGGCTTTTTGGCGAAATTGTTTGCCGAGGAAATAGAAGCTATAGAACCACAATCTCTTACTGCCATCAAAGCCACCGGTGCAAGCTGGTTACAACAGGTTAACTATGCAGTACAACCGCAAGTTATGCCGCGGTTAATAGGTTTAAGCATGTACCGCCTAGACATTAACTTTAGAGAGTCAGCAGTAATAGGCATTGTTGGCGCGGGCGGTATTGGTGCCACTCTAAACACCGCCATGGATCGCTACGAATACGATTCTGCAGCGGCGATTCTTTTAGTGATTATTGGCTTAGTGATGCTAGCCGAGTTTGCCTCTGGGCAAATTAGAAAACGAATAAAATAA
- a CDS encoding HTH domain-containing protein: protein MSTRLTRVGVAMVDSHALQLVMATSKIQDLTSNYLSKALSNKGYSSISPATLSFLSALDCGINFGSEIARNLGVSRQMVAKTVKDLSNKGYLEQREGVGKQKQILFTHQGELLMADARLLLAELDQHLANAIGKEHLGDLVNGFSQLEAVLSTKLNNEG from the coding sequence ATGTCAACAAGGTTGACACGGGTGGGCGTTGCGATGGTTGATAGCCACGCTTTGCAGTTGGTTATGGCAACTAGCAAAATTCAAGATTTAACAAGTAATTACTTATCTAAGGCTCTCTCTAACAAGGGCTACAGTTCAATTAGCCCTGCCACCTTAAGTTTTTTAAGTGCGTTAGATTGCGGGATTAATTTTGGTTCGGAAATCGCGAGAAATTTAGGTGTGAGTCGCCAGATGGTGGCTAAAACAGTAAAAGATCTAAGTAACAAAGGGTACTTGGAACAGCGAGAGGGAGTAGGTAAACAAAAGCAAATTTTGTTTACTCATCAAGGTGAGTTGTTAATGGCTGATGCGAGGTTGTTGTTGGCTGAATTAGACCAACATTTAGCGAATGCCATTGGCAAAGAGCACTTAGGTGATTTGGTTAATGGTTTTAGCCAATTAGAAGCGGTGCTTAGTACTAAGCTGAATAATGAGGGTTAA
- a CDS encoding TetR/AcrR family transcriptional regulator — protein MGRAAKFDRSAAIEDCMNEFWLHGYEACSVKALSEKLGITRSSFYNAFGSRQALFLETLDLYATITPDQVLNQPEQHTNVLALINAFFADVCRFRASDPEARGCLVINSISELVAVDEELGENLSKMVHANIARFEQLLQLAVAKGELEEQQTREKALALQSLLMGVSVLSKVVTSEAELLVIVKQTLTGLGLAK, from the coding sequence ATGGGTAGAGCAGCGAAGTTTGATCGTTCAGCAGCAATAGAAGATTGCATGAATGAGTTTTGGTTACATGGTTACGAGGCCTGTTCGGTTAAAGCCTTATCCGAAAAACTTGGCATAACGCGTTCCAGTTTTTATAACGCATTTGGTAGTCGCCAAGCGCTGTTTTTAGAAACCCTAGATTTATACGCCACCATTACCCCTGATCAAGTTTTAAACCAGCCAGAGCAACATACTAATGTACTCGCGCTAATTAACGCATTTTTCGCAGATGTATGCCGTTTTAGAGCAAGCGATCCCGAAGCGCGTGGATGTTTGGTGATTAACTCGATCTCTGAGTTAGTGGCTGTAGACGAAGAATTGGGTGAAAACCTAAGCAAAATGGTGCACGCCAACATTGCCCGCTTCGAGCAGCTATTGCAACTAGCAGTGGCTAAAGGGGAGCTAGAAGAACAGCAAACTAGAGAGAAAGCTTTAGCGCTACAAAGTTTACTAATGGGAGTTAGCGTGTTGTCAAAAGTTGTTACCAGTGAGGCGGAATTATTGGTGATAGTTAAGCAAACGTTAACTGGGCTTGGATTAGCTAAATAA
- the phnD gene encoding phosphate/phosphite/phosphonate ABC transporter substrate-binding protein, with protein MKKLLGTAIALALSTSAFASLDKRYQDTSGNLTADIPEAAKQVDPSTLIFAYTPVEDPSVYADVWGEFLTHLADKTGKKVRFFPVQNNAAQIEAMRAGRLHVAGFNTGSTPLAVNCAGFVPFTIMAGDDGSFGYEMEIITHPDSGINTIDDLRGKNVAFTSQTSNSGFKAPSAILGAEFGLTPDQDFNTAFSGAHDNSIIGVAHKDYDAAAIANSVLTRMLDREVVKQSDIKSVYTSETFPTTAYGVAHNLSEELQTKIKDAFFSFDWQGTKLQEEFTRNGESQFIPITYQEHWSVIRTIDTANQVSYSCS; from the coding sequence ATGAAAAAACTTCTCGGCACCGCTATTGCTTTAGCCCTTAGCACCTCAGCTTTTGCTTCTTTAGATAAGCGCTACCAAGACACTAGCGGTAACCTAACCGCAGACATTCCTGAAGCAGCTAAGCAAGTTGATCCAAGCACCTTAATCTTTGCTTATACGCCGGTTGAAGATCCATCTGTTTACGCCGATGTCTGGGGAGAGTTTCTTACCCATTTAGCCGACAAAACGGGTAAAAAAGTACGCTTTTTCCCGGTGCAAAATAACGCAGCTCAAATTGAAGCAATGCGCGCTGGCCGCTTGCATGTAGCAGGTTTTAACACTGGCTCGACTCCTTTAGCAGTGAACTGTGCTGGTTTTGTTCCATTCACCATAATGGCTGGCGATGACGGCTCTTTTGGTTACGAAATGGAGATCATCACTCATCCGGATTCTGGCATTAACACCATCGACGATCTTCGCGGCAAAAATGTAGCTTTTACCTCGCAAACCTCTAACTCAGGTTTTAAAGCACCTTCAGCTATTTTAGGGGCAGAGTTTGGCTTAACCCCAGATCAAGACTTTAATACTGCTTTCTCTGGAGCCCACGATAACTCTATTATTGGTGTAGCCCATAAGGATTACGACGCGGCTGCGATTGCTAACTCTGTATTAACTCGCATGCTGGATCGCGAAGTAGTAAAACAAAGCGATATAAAATCGGTATATACCTCTGAAACCTTCCCTACTACTGCTTACGGTGTAGCGCATAACTTAAGTGAAGAGCTGCAAACCAAAATTAAAGACGCATTCTTTAGCTTTGACTGGCAAGGCACCAAGCTTCAAGAAGAGTTTACCCGTAATGGAGAATCTCAATTTATTCCTATTACTTACCAAGAACACTGGTCGGTAATTCGCACTATTGATACTGCCAACCAAGTATCTTACAGCTGCAGCTAA
- a CDS encoding DUF2834 domain-containing protein, producing the protein MKHLYLFLAIAGAIVPYVFFIEFITAHGFNLGLFIPALFANGAAGGFSTDLLISSLVFWLFMFSDKQADRPKPYWFIVINLSIGLSCALPAYLYFKIRNQQTAAAVQGIP; encoded by the coding sequence ATGAAACATCTCTATCTGTTTTTGGCTATAGCAGGAGCCATTGTGCCCTATGTGTTTTTTATTGAGTTTATTACGGCACATGGCTTTAATTTAGGGCTATTTATTCCTGCCCTTTTTGCAAATGGCGCTGCAGGTGGCTTTAGTACTGATTTACTGATTAGCTCACTGGTGTTTTGGCTGTTCATGTTTAGCGATAAGCAAGCAGATCGTCCAAAACCGTACTGGTTTATTGTGATCAACTTATCCATAGGCCTAAGCTGCGCTTTACCAGCGTACTTGTACTTTAAAATAAGAAATCAACAAACCGCTGCAGCTGTTCAGGGTATCCCTTAG
- the phnC gene encoding phosphonate ABC transporter ATP-binding protein, whose translation MATLQLKSLSMHYSAKDKALSDVSLEVNAGEIVGLIGPSGAGKSTLIRCINRLNNPTGGQVLFKQQDLTNISGSRLRQARRKIAMIFQEYALIERLTVMENVLSGRLGYVSFMSSLLRKFPGKDVQQAYALLDRVGLLEHANKRVDALSGGQRQRVGIARALAQNPELLLIDEPTAALDPRTARQVMRLISEICAEQGLPAIINIHDVNLAKLFVQRIVGLQQGKVVFDGSPAQLNDDVLTLIYGEEDWQQSESNEEDTPEPQVTLLKASA comes from the coding sequence ATGGCAACCCTGCAGTTAAAGTCACTAAGCATGCATTACTCAGCTAAAGACAAAGCACTTAGTGATGTCAGCTTGGAAGTTAATGCTGGAGAAATAGTCGGGCTAATTGGGCCTTCTGGCGCTGGCAAATCAACGCTTATACGCTGCATTAATAGGCTTAATAATCCCACCGGCGGACAGGTCCTTTTTAAACAGCAAGACCTAACTAACATCAGTGGTTCTCGCCTTCGCCAAGCGCGGCGAAAGATTGCGATGATTTTTCAGGAATATGCCTTAATTGAACGCCTAACCGTAATGGAAAACGTACTTTCTGGTCGCCTAGGTTACGTATCATTTATGAGTAGCCTATTGCGTAAGTTCCCGGGTAAAGATGTTCAGCAAGCCTATGCCTTACTCGACCGAGTTGGTTTGTTAGAGCATGCCAATAAACGCGTAGACGCTTTATCTGGAGGGCAACGACAACGCGTAGGTATCGCGCGAGCTTTAGCGCAAAATCCAGAGTTACTACTCATCGATGAGCCAACTGCGGCCTTAGATCCACGCACTGCTAGGCAAGTTATGCGGCTAATTAGTGAAATATGTGCAGAGCAAGGTTTGCCGGCCATCATTAATATTCACGATGTAAATTTAGCCAAACTGTTTGTTCAGCGCATTGTAGGTCTGCAACAAGGAAAAGTGGTATTTGATGGCAGCCCAGCACAGCTTAACGATGATGTGCTCACACTAATTTATGGCGAAGAAGACTGGCAACAAAGTGAGTCAAATGAAGAAGATACACCAGAGCCACAGGTTACTTTATTAAAGGCAAGTGCCTAA
- a CDS encoding glutathione S-transferase, with translation MSTLPILYSLQNCPYAMRARLAILLAGQAVHLRPIVMKNKPEEMLALSPKGTVPVLVLADTLNAEATQYQVIDESLDIMLWALRRNDPNDLLYSSRGDALDEILQVIEHNDQQFKPDLERYKDAKRYHHQDLEACRLKCEPFVQDLEQRLTKHRFLMGDKASLLDYALLPFIRQFSKVNRQLYLNGPYTHLQAWLNLHLQSRLFSKAMFKHPLWLDTQQDIVFGESY, from the coding sequence GTGTCTACATTACCTATATTGTACTCTCTGCAAAACTGTCCTTATGCGATGAGGGCTCGATTGGCTATTTTGCTGGCGGGGCAAGCTGTGCATTTGCGGCCGATTGTTATGAAAAACAAGCCTGAAGAAATGCTAGCCTTGTCGCCAAAAGGAACGGTACCGGTATTGGTTTTAGCTGATACCCTCAACGCTGAAGCAACTCAATATCAGGTTATTGATGAGAGCCTAGATATAATGCTGTGGGCGCTAAGGCGTAACGATCCTAATGATTTATTGTATTCATCGCGAGGCGATGCGCTAGATGAAATACTGCAAGTTATTGAGCATAACGATCAGCAATTTAAGCCGGATTTAGAGCGCTACAAAGACGCAAAACGCTACCATCATCAAGACCTAGAAGCATGCAGGCTAAAGTGTGAGCCTTTTGTGCAAGACTTGGAGCAACGTTTAACTAAACACCGGTTTCTAATGGGCGATAAAGCCAGCCTTCTTGATTATGCTTTACTGCCGTTTATTCGACAGTTTTCCAAGGTTAACCGACAGCTTTACCTAAATGGCCCATATACTCACTTACAAGCTTGGTTAAATCTGCATTTGCAAAGTCGCCTTTTTTCTAAAGCGATGTTTAAACATCCTCTATGGTTGGACACTCAGCAAGACATTGTATTTGGAGAGAGTTACTAG
- a CDS encoding STAS/SEC14 domain-containing protein, with protein MFNVTKVADNRLDIEFGGKLDADEMKLALDELSSKVQGIEQGLMLYRIEDFALPTLSALAVEFARIPEMFKVIRQFKRAAVLCDKQWVQTISELEGKLIPGLSIKAFDMVQADQAEQWLNS; from the coding sequence ATGTTTAACGTAACAAAAGTGGCTGACAACCGTTTAGATATTGAATTCGGCGGGAAGCTTGATGCGGACGAAATGAAACTAGCCTTAGATGAACTTAGCAGCAAAGTACAAGGTATAGAGCAGGGGCTAATGCTTTATCGAATCGAAGACTTTGCATTACCTACCTTAAGTGCCTTAGCCGTAGAATTTGCACGTATTCCCGAGATGTTTAAAGTGATCCGCCAGTTTAAACGCGCCGCAGTGTTGTGCGACAAGCAATGGGTGCAAACCATTAGCGAGCTTGAAGGCAAGCTTATTCCAGGCTTAAGCATTAAAGCGTTTGATATGGTTCAGGCTGACCAAGCCGAGCAATGGCTCAACAGTTAA
- a CDS encoding DUF1330 domain-containing protein, producing the protein MTAFFVATSQVKDPEKFAQYGQQAAATLGEYGGELVIKGKFSGNLSGANEHDAVGVIKFPSMSNLQSWYDSPNYQALLPLREQAVFMNISTYAVPE; encoded by the coding sequence ATGACTGCATTTTTTGTTGCAACTAGCCAAGTAAAAGACCCAGAAAAATTTGCGCAATATGGCCAACAAGCAGCCGCTACACTGGGCGAGTATGGCGGTGAGCTGGTAATAAAAGGGAAATTTTCTGGCAACCTTAGTGGTGCAAATGAGCATGATGCTGTGGGAGTAATTAAGTTTCCCAGTATGAGCAATTTGCAAAGCTGGTACGACAGCCCTAATTATCAAGCGCTTTTGCCACTTAGGGAGCAAGCGGTGTTTATGAACATTAGTACTTACGCGGTACCTGAGTAA
- a CDS encoding peptidase U32 family protein, with amino-acid sequence MSRKIELLAPGGDVEAIKAAVIAGANAVYCGLDTFNARNRASNLSFDDLNGILRLAHKYDCEVFLTLNVVILEQEIPAMVKLLNKLVNTSLNGIIVQDLGMFNLVKKHFPSLDIHASTQLTTHNEGQVEFLAKLGASRLNLSRELNLAEIKTLTALAHKHDVLTEVFVHGSLCIAFSGQCYSSSVSVGNSGNRGRCSQACRDEYEITNAGNRFPLNLKDNSAYFDLPELVDAQVDSLKIEGRIKGAHYVYTVVDSWRKHIDKFVETGKILADDSNLYRVFNRDFTNSFLKGNLTKDMFIDNPRDNSVQHAVQKYNAISVVEIKEARKGLHAERNEIGDELAEKVKYLSIAKQPLKVQFSGELNQPLRLILTVGDKDKVYQLATEELLSQAGKQSLDQALLEKRFKNFANRDYDYAEFDCSGLAANLSLPLKQISELKNQAILALNNSVPHVPAVEVPALPKHPRTEGKPSMSLLIADEKDLHLCDLTESDVYFKLPESFKTGNNKYIDIFLRNPRLIPWFPAVLIGKDYLEAVRLLEEVRPARIVSNNTGVAFKAYQMGIEWIAGPFLNTTNSHALVTLKEELNCAGAFISNEINRMQIRNITKPDNFKLLYSIYHPILMMTSRQCFFQQTVGCNKPAIEDGCMLKCTKATTITNVKGVSFAVDKQKGGYPSIYNHEQFLNFDIVNDLAGQFDEFFIDLTNIGAGSKAELDKTVLVTQFEAFLQGDEQAQQQLSSMVTVATNAQYSQGL; translated from the coding sequence ATGAGTAGAAAGATTGAGTTACTTGCCCCCGGTGGTGATGTAGAAGCCATAAAGGCGGCGGTAATCGCTGGTGCCAATGCGGTGTATTGTGGTTTAGATACCTTTAATGCCCGTAACCGTGCCTCAAACCTTTCTTTTGATGATTTGAATGGTATTTTACGCTTGGCGCATAAGTATGATTGTGAGGTGTTTCTCACCCTAAACGTGGTCATTCTTGAACAAGAAATTCCTGCCATGGTTAAGTTGCTTAACAAACTGGTAAATACCAGCCTTAACGGGATTATTGTGCAAGACTTGGGCATGTTTAACTTAGTTAAGAAGCATTTCCCAAGCTTAGATATTCATGCTTCTACCCAGCTCACAACCCACAACGAAGGGCAGGTAGAGTTTTTGGCAAAGCTTGGCGCTTCTAGGCTAAACCTGTCACGCGAGTTAAATTTGGCTGAGATAAAAACGCTAACGGCTTTAGCACATAAACATGATGTATTAACCGAGGTGTTTGTACATGGCTCGTTATGTATCGCCTTTTCTGGTCAGTGTTATTCAAGTTCGGTAAGTGTGGGTAACTCAGGTAACCGCGGCCGTTGTAGCCAAGCATGTAGAGACGAATACGAAATCACCAATGCTGGTAATCGCTTCCCACTTAACCTTAAAGACAATTCTGCTTATTTTGATTTGCCAGAGCTGGTGGATGCACAAGTAGACTCACTTAAAATTGAGGGCCGTATTAAAGGTGCTCACTATGTTTACACCGTGGTGGATAGCTGGCGTAAACATATCGACAAGTTTGTTGAGACCGGAAAAATTCTAGCCGACGATTCAAACCTATACCGAGTATTTAACCGAGATTTCACCAATTCCTTCTTAAAGGGCAACCTTACCAAGGATATGTTTATCGATAACCCGCGTGATAACAGCGTGCAGCATGCAGTTCAAAAATATAACGCTATATCAGTGGTAGAGATTAAAGAAGCCAGAAAAGGCTTGCACGCAGAGCGCAACGAAATTGGTGATGAACTAGCCGAAAAAGTTAAGTACTTGAGCATTGCTAAGCAGCCTTTAAAGGTTCAGTTTTCTGGTGAATTAAACCAACCCTTGCGTTTAATTCTCACTGTTGGTGATAAGGATAAAGTGTATCAATTGGCGACTGAAGAGTTGCTTAGCCAAGCCGGTAAACAATCTTTAGACCAAGCCCTGCTTGAGAAGCGTTTTAAAAACTTCGCTAACCGAGATTACGATTACGCTGAGTTTGATTGCTCAGGTTTAGCAGCTAACTTAAGTTTGCCACTTAAGCAAATTAGTGAGCTGAAAAACCAGGCTATATTGGCCTTAAACAATTCTGTGCCACATGTGCCAGCGGTAGAGGTGCCAGCCTTGCCTAAGCATCCTCGCACAGAAGGTAAACCAAGCATGTCGCTGCTTATTGCAGATGAAAAAGACTTACACCTATGTGATTTAACCGAATCAGATGTTTATTTTAAGCTGCCAGAGAGCTTTAAAACTGGCAATAATAAATACATTGATATTTTCTTACGTAATCCGCGATTAATCCCGTGGTTCCCAGCGGTGTTAATTGGTAAAGATTATCTAGAAGCGGTGCGTTTACTGGAAGAAGTTCGCCCAGCACGTATTGTAAGTAACAATACCGGTGTGGCTTTTAAGGCTTACCAAATGGGCATTGAGTGGATAGCCGGACCATTCTTAAATACCACCAATTCACACGCTTTAGTCACTTTAAAAGAAGAGCTTAATTGTGCTGGTGCGTTTATTTCTAACGAAATTAATCGCATGCAAATTCGAAATATTACCAAGCCCGATAACTTCAAATTGCTCTACAGCATTTATCACCCTATTTTGATGATGACTAGCCGGCAGTGTTTCTTCCAACAAACTGTAGGCTGTAATAAGCCTGCGATTGAAGATGGCTGCATGCTTAAGTGTACTAAGGCTACCACTATTACTAATGTGAAAGGTGTGTCATTTGCGGTCGACAAACAAAAGGGCGGTTACCCAAGTATTTACAACCACGAGCAATTCTTGAACTTTGATATTGTGAATGATCTAGCAGGCCAGTTTGACGAGTTTTTTATCGACTTAACCAACATAGGCGCCGGCTCGAAAGCTGAGTTAGACAAAACGGTGTTGGTCACTCAGTTTGAGGCATTTCTGCAAGGGGATGAGCAAGCGCAACAACAGCTTAGTAGTATGGTTACAGTGGCAACAAACGCCCAATACAGCCAAGGCTTGTAA
- the phnE gene encoding phosphonate ABC transporter, permease protein PhnE, translating into MTQASYPAYWEKHSRRQRLTSWFIWFLFITLCVFCWQQMNRDTLWYFVSDAPTQLADISGRMWPPRWSYMSQLWQPLWDTLNIATLGTALGVVMAVPVAFLAASNTTPSQWLVRPIALFIIAASRSINSLIWALLLVAVLGPGLLAGIIAIALRSIGFVAKLMYEAIEEINPNQVAAINATGASRLQVLDYAVVPQIMPTFIGTTIFRWDINIRESTVLGLVGAGGIGLRLNESLATLAWPQVALIFLAILSTVIFSEWISARCRRAFI; encoded by the coding sequence ATGACACAAGCAAGCTATCCCGCATATTGGGAAAAACACTCGCGCCGCCAACGCTTAACATCATGGTTCATATGGTTTTTATTTATCACACTTTGTGTATTTTGCTGGCAACAAATGAACCGCGACACCCTGTGGTATTTTGTTAGTGATGCCCCAACCCAACTAGCGGATATTAGCGGCAGAATGTGGCCGCCTCGCTGGAGCTATATGTCTCAATTATGGCAGCCTTTATGGGACACCCTCAATATTGCTACCCTCGGCACAGCTTTGGGCGTAGTAATGGCGGTCCCAGTAGCCTTTTTGGCAGCGAGCAATACAACGCCTAGTCAATGGTTGGTTCGCCCAATTGCCCTCTTCATTATTGCTGCAAGCCGCTCTATTAATTCGTTGATTTGGGCCTTGCTTTTAGTGGCGGTTCTGGGGCCAGGATTACTCGCAGGTATTATCGCTATTGCCCTACGTTCTATTGGTTTTGTGGCCAAGCTAATGTACGAAGCGATAGAAGAAATAAACCCAAACCAAGTAGCAGCAATTAACGCCACAGGCGCTTCTAGACTACAAGTATTAGATTACGCAGTGGTGCCGCAAATTATGCCTACATTTATTGGTACCACGATTTTCCGCTGGGATATTAATATTCGAGAATCTACCGTTCTTGGCTTAGTTGGCGCCGGAGGTATAGGCTTGCGTTTAAACGAGTCTTTAGCCACGCTGGCTTGGCCGCAAGTAGCATTAATATTCTTAGCGATATTATCTACAGTAATCTTTTCTGAGTGGATATCAGCGCGCTGCAGACGAGCATTCATCTAA
- a CDS encoding cupin domain-containing protein, translated as MDNLFAKLPRDKTQEHFSDLLQADGLRVERIVSYGQASPEQGWYDQEENEWVSVLEGSAVIEFDNGQRVVLGKGDYLNIPAHQKHRVAETAENVATIWLVIFYK; from the coding sequence ATGGACAATCTATTTGCTAAGTTGCCTAGGGATAAGACCCAAGAGCATTTTAGTGACTTACTACAAGCCGATGGATTAAGGGTTGAGCGGATTGTTTCTTATGGACAAGCCTCACCTGAACAGGGTTGGTATGACCAAGAAGAAAATGAATGGGTAAGCGTTTTAGAAGGCTCGGCAGTTATAGAGTTTGATAACGGCCAGCGTGTTGTTTTAGGAAAGGGTGATTACTTAAACATCCCCGCACATCAAAAGCATCGAGTAGCAGAAACAGCGGAAAATGTGGCGACTATTTGGTTGGTGATTTTCTACAAATAA
- a CDS encoding DUF4344 domain-containing metallopeptidase, translated as MKLIKILVILLGLIAYPTLANQHATNIQIVMQPAVSQADKESRALIKRSNINQHFSQLVTQLFNFRRAVTLEYGINDGPLYDPDAHGIYIPYAFVAETLEFFANNNYQKRYGISAEDAAIDTLLHTLLHELGHAYITDQQIPILGKEEDAADNLATIVLLNYVELGDEVAISAADMFAFESEDKPNFYELSEYINEHSFDLQRYFSTLCLVYGSNPKRYPKLLNEIDTSYLAERQEFCIHQYQQTNQSWHTYLKQP; from the coding sequence TTGAAGCTTATTAAGATACTTGTCATTTTATTGGGGCTTATTGCTTATCCGACATTAGCAAACCAACACGCAACAAACATTCAAATAGTAATGCAACCAGCGGTAAGCCAAGCCGATAAAGAAAGCCGTGCGCTTATAAAACGCAGTAATATAAACCAGCACTTTAGTCAGTTAGTCACACAGCTGTTCAACTTTAGACGAGCAGTAACTTTGGAATATGGCATCAATGATGGCCCACTGTACGACCCAGACGCTCATGGTATTTACATTCCTTATGCCTTTGTTGCCGAGACCCTAGAGTTTTTCGCCAACAACAACTACCAAAAACGCTATGGCATAAGCGCAGAAGATGCGGCCATAGACACTCTATTGCACACCCTGTTACATGAGTTAGGCCACGCTTACATTACCGACCAGCAAATACCAATCCTTGGCAAAGAGGAAGATGCCGCAGACAATTTAGCCACCATTGTATTACTCAACTACGTTGAACTGGGTGACGAAGTAGCAATTAGTGCAGCCGACATGTTTGCGTTTGAATCTGAAGATAAACCCAATTTTTACGAGTTAAGTGAATATATAAATGAACACAGTTTTGATTTACAACGCTATTTTTCAACCCTGTGTTTAGTGTATGGCTCTAACCCTAAACGCTACCCCAAATTGCTAAATGAGATTGACACCAGCTACTTGGCAGAGCGCCAAGAGTTTTGCATTCACCAGTACCAGCAAACTAACCAAAGCTGGCACACTTACTTAAAACAACCTTAA